Proteins from a genomic interval of Armatimonadota bacterium:
- a CDS encoding molybdopterin-dependent oxidoreductase, which yields MAEHRVAGKTHRIHRRELLAGGALLGTGALLASQIRLGEVLGLIRRAEARELPAGDYDLANPENILYSVCQQCNTQCGIKAKLRDGTVVKLDGNPFNPWNLDPHLPYRTSPFATATVDGRLCPKGQASIQTAYDPYRIVKVLKRAGKRGENKWMTIPFEQAVAEIVEGGYLFRHVPGEENRRVEGLKEMWALRDPKLAAAMAGDVAAIRARRTPAEKRQAVEEFKVRYKDHLNVLIDPDHPDLGPKNNQLLFLWGRLKAGRGELIRRFTVDAFGSVNAHGHTTVCQGSLYFTGKAMSEQYRDGKWTGGRKFFWQADQESAEFIIFVGVNPFEASQGPTNRAQRIAHRAREGRLKYVVVDPILSRTAGTLAWKWLPNIPGTEAAVALALVRWIIDNRRYDERYLRNANRAAAAADGEPTWTNATWLVKVDKDGVPGKFLRASEAGIAPKEVRPRSDGRGTYEFDPFVVSLGGRLLPFDPYDTGTPVEGDLEVSTEVAGIKVKSAFQVLADQARARTMAQWARLSGLPLKDLVEVAREFTSHGKKAAVDIHRGVSQHTNGLYNCTAWYALPLLMGSFDWKGGMVAGATYDHTGGKPGQPFPLGRLHPGKTTAFGISIIRHDVNYEDTTLFNGYPAKRQWYPLASDIYQEAIPSAGDAYPYPIKALFIYMGTPVYSLPAGHTNIAILADPAKIPLVVASDIIIGETSMYADYIFPDCTYLERWEFAGTQFSVPWKVQPIRQPVIAPLTETVRVFGQEMPCDLEAMLLALAEKLGLPGFGKDGFGPGQDFRRGEDLYLRMVANVAAGERADGSDAVPDADDREVELFIRSRRHLPPVVFDPDRWAGVVGPRWWRKVVYVLNRGGRFEDYERAYDGEQLRNKYGTLINLYQEKTATTRSAITGKPFAGVANYTPAPRDLLDRPVTDAGYDFRLLTHRVVFHTKSRTISNYWLLNILPEGEFLMSSRDAKRLGLKSGDRVRVVSATNPEGVWDLGHGRKKPMVGTVKVIEGIRPGVVSFSLGHGHWAYGSQDVVIDGRRIRGDPRRAKGLHGNAAMRTDPSLPNTCLADPVGASAVFFDTQVRLIKI from the coding sequence GTGGCTGAGCATCGGGTGGCAGGGAAGACGCACCGCATTCATCGCCGGGAACTGCTGGCTGGCGGCGCCCTCCTGGGGACCGGAGCACTGCTGGCCAGCCAGATCAGGCTCGGTGAGGTGTTGGGGTTGATCCGGCGGGCGGAAGCCCGGGAACTGCCCGCCGGCGACTATGACCTGGCAAATCCCGAAAACATCCTCTATTCAGTCTGCCAGCAGTGCAACACCCAGTGTGGGATCAAGGCCAAGCTGCGCGACGGCACTGTGGTGAAACTGGACGGCAACCCCTTCAACCCCTGGAATCTGGACCCGCATCTCCCGTACCGGACTTCACCCTTTGCCACAGCGACGGTGGACGGCCGCCTCTGTCCCAAGGGGCAGGCCAGCATCCAGACGGCCTACGACCCCTATCGCATCGTTAAGGTGTTGAAACGGGCTGGGAAGCGGGGCGAGAACAAGTGGATGACCATCCCTTTCGAGCAGGCCGTCGCTGAGATCGTCGAAGGCGGCTACCTCTTCCGTCACGTCCCTGGCGAGGAGAACCGGCGGGTGGAGGGGCTCAAGGAGATGTGGGCTCTCCGCGATCCGAAGCTGGCTGCGGCCATGGCCGGCGATGTGGCGGCGATTCGGGCCCGGAGGACCCCGGCGGAGAAACGGCAGGCCGTCGAGGAGTTCAAGGTCAGGTACAAAGATCACCTCAACGTGCTCATCGACCCTGACCACCCCGATCTGGGCCCGAAGAACAATCAGCTCCTCTTCCTCTGGGGGCGCCTGAAGGCAGGTCGCGGCGAACTTATCCGCCGCTTCACGGTTGATGCCTTCGGTTCCGTCAACGCCCACGGGCACACCACCGTCTGCCAGGGATCTCTCTACTTCACCGGCAAGGCCATGAGCGAACAATACCGGGACGGGAAGTGGACCGGTGGCCGTAAGTTCTTCTGGCAGGCGGATCAGGAGTCGGCCGAGTTCATCATCTTCGTCGGGGTGAACCCCTTTGAGGCGAGCCAGGGCCCCACCAACCGGGCCCAGCGGATCGCCCACCGCGCCAGGGAGGGCCGCCTCAAGTACGTGGTCGTCGACCCCATCTTGAGCCGGACTGCGGGGACCCTGGCCTGGAAGTGGCTGCCCAACATTCCCGGCACCGAGGCCGCCGTGGCCCTGGCCCTGGTGCGCTGGATCATCGACAACCGCCGCTACGATGAACGCTACCTGCGAAATGCCAACAGGGCGGCGGCTGCAGCCGACGGCGAGCCCACCTGGACCAACGCCACCTGGCTGGTGAAGGTGGACAAGGATGGCGTGCCCGGGAAGTTCCTCCGGGCTTCCGAGGCCGGGATTGCCCCTAAGGAGGTCCGGCCCCGCAGTGACGGCAGGGGCACGTACGAGTTCGACCCCTTCGTGGTCTCCCTGGGCGGGCGCCTCCTCCCGTTCGACCCCTACGACACAGGTACTCCAGTCGAGGGCGACCTGGAGGTCAGCACCGAGGTCGCCGGCATTAAGGTCAAGAGCGCTTTCCAGGTTCTCGCCGACCAGGCCCGGGCGCGCACCATGGCGCAGTGGGCGAGACTGTCAGGGTTGCCGCTCAAGGATCTGGTGGAGGTCGCCCGCGAGTTCACCAGCCACGGCAAGAAGGCGGCCGTGGACATCCACCGGGGCGTCTCCCAGCACACCAACGGTCTGTACAACTGCACTGCGTGGTATGCCCTTCCCTTGCTAATGGGGAGCTTCGACTGGAAGGGCGGCATGGTGGCCGGAGCAACCTACGACCACACCGGCGGCAAGCCGGGTCAGCCGTTCCCGCTGGGACGACTTCATCCCGGGAAGACCACGGCCTTCGGGATCAGCATCATCCGCCACGACGTCAACTACGAGGACACCACGCTCTTCAACGGATACCCGGCGAAAAGACAGTGGTATCCCCTGGCCAGCGACATCTACCAGGAAGCCATCCCCTCCGCCGGGGACGCGTACCCCTATCCCATCAAGGCCCTGTTCATCTACATGGGCACGCCGGTCTACTCGCTGCCCGCCGGTCACACCAACATCGCCATCCTGGCCGACCCGGCAAAGATCCCGCTGGTGGTGGCCAGCGACATCATAATCGGCGAGACCTCCATGTACGCCGACTACATCTTTCCGGACTGCACCTACCTGGAGCGGTGGGAGTTCGCCGGGACGCAGTTCTCCGTGCCCTGGAAGGTACAGCCCATTCGCCAGCCGGTCATCGCCCCCTTGACCGAGACCGTGCGGGTCTTCGGCCAGGAGATGCCCTGTGACCTGGAGGCAATGCTCCTTGCCCTGGCGGAGAAGCTGGGCCTGCCCGGCTTCGGCAAGGACGGCTTCGGCCCCGGGCAGGACTTCCGACGGGGCGAGGACCTCTACCTGCGCATGGTGGCCAACGTGGCCGCCGGGGAGCGGGCGGACGGCTCCGACGCCGTACCCGACGCCGACGACCGGGAGGTGGAGCTTTTCATCAGATCCCGGCGGCATTTGCCCCCGGTCGTCTTCGACCCCGATCGCTGGGCGGGCGTGGTGGGCCCCCGCTGGTGGCGGAAGGTCGTCTACGTCCTCAACCGGGGCGGTCGGTTCGAGGATTACGAGCGGGCCTACGACGGTGAGCAGCTCCGCAACAAGTACGGGACGCTGATCAACCTCTACCAGGAGAAAACGGCTACCACCAGGAGCGCCATCACCGGGAAGCCCTTCGCCGGAGTGGCCAACTACACTCCGGCCCCCCGCGACCTGCTTGACCGGCCGGTGACGGATGCGGGGTACGACTTCCGACTCCTCACCCACCGCGTGGTGTTCCACACCAAGAGCCGCACCATCAGCAACTACTGGCTGCTGAACATCCTTCCGGAGGGTGAGTTCCTGATGAGCAGCCGGGACGCCAAACGGTTAGGGCTCAAGAGCGGGGACCGTGTGCGGGTGGTCTCTGCGACTAACCCGGAAGGGGTGTGGGACCTGGGGCACGGCCGCAAGAAGCCCATGGTCGGAACGGTGAAGGTCATCGAGGGGATCCGCCCCGGCGTGGTGAGCTTCTCCCTGGGTCACGGCCACTGGGCCTACGGCAGCCAGGATGTGGTGATCGACGGACGCCGCATCAGGGGGGATCCGCGGCGGGCCAAGGGGCTGCACGGCAACGCCGCCATGCGCACGGATCCCTCCCTGCCCAACACCTGCCTGGCGGATCCCGTGGGGGCCAGTGCGGTATTCTTTGACACCCAGGTGCGGTTGATCAAGATCTGA